The following coding sequences are from one Bradyrhizobium sp. 200 window:
- a CDS encoding IS110 family transposase has product MDVHRTFGEVVIWEDGILRHAGRVDMTRTALEGIGKSLRSTDDVVIEATGNSMAVSRVLAPFVARVIIANPLQVKAIAQAHVKTDKIDAGTLASLQAAGYLPQIWTPDAATERKRRLVARRYQVVRHRTRLKNEVHSILHAHLIPKCPHADVFNARGRAWLAAQQLPDDERAAIDRHVRELDRLAEDLALLDREIAQDAIDDPPVNRLMTITGVNLAVAAGIVAAIGDISRFSSPQKLVSYFGLNPRVRQSGLGVAHHGRISKIGRSHARAMLVEAAWAAAKAPGPLHAFFVRIRARRGHQIAAVAVARKLTVLCWHLLTRGEDYLWARPALVANKTRAMQLQAGHPQQKGNRRGPAYAYNIKSLRDREMLIAAQAEQSYERFVSQWKPRRPKSGARAPQLGRTK; this is encoded by the coding sequence ATTGATGTTCACCGAACCTTCGGCGAGGTGGTAATCTGGGAAGACGGCATCCTTCGACATGCCGGTCGGGTCGACATGACCCGGACCGCCCTTGAAGGAATAGGCAAGAGTCTGCGGTCGACCGATGACGTGGTGATCGAGGCGACCGGAAATAGCATGGCGGTGTCGCGGGTGCTGGCGCCATTCGTGGCGCGGGTGATTATCGCCAATCCGTTGCAGGTGAAGGCGATCGCTCAGGCGCACGTCAAGACTGACAAGATCGACGCCGGTACACTCGCCAGCCTGCAGGCAGCGGGCTACCTGCCGCAGATCTGGACGCCTGATGCGGCGACCGAACGCAAGCGCAGGCTGGTGGCGCGGCGCTACCAGGTCGTGCGGCATCGCACGCGGCTCAAGAATGAAGTGCATTCGATCCTGCATGCGCACCTGATCCCAAAGTGCCCGCACGCCGATGTTTTCAACGCCCGCGGCCGGGCGTGGCTGGCCGCTCAACAGTTGCCGGACGATGAGCGCGCAGCGATCGATCGGCACGTTCGTGAGCTTGACCGGCTGGCCGAAGACTTGGCCCTGCTCGACCGCGAGATCGCACAGGACGCCATCGACGATCCCCCGGTCAACAGATTGATGACGATCACCGGCGTGAATCTGGCAGTCGCCGCCGGGATCGTGGCGGCGATCGGCGACATCAGCCGGTTCAGCAGCCCGCAGAAGCTGGTGAGCTATTTCGGGCTGAACCCGCGGGTGCGGCAGTCGGGACTGGGAGTCGCCCATCACGGTCGCATCAGCAAGATCGGCCGTTCTCACGCGCGCGCCATGCTGGTCGAGGCGGCCTGGGCCGCGGCCAAGGCGCCCGGTCCACTGCATGCGTTTTTCGTGCGCATCCGCGCCCGGCGCGGCCATCAGATCGCCGCGGTGGCCGTGGCTCGCAAGCTCACTGTGCTCTGCTGGCATTTGTTGACGAGGGGCGAAGATTACCTGTGGGCGCGCCCAGCGCTGGTCGCCAACAAGACCCGCGCGATGCAACTTCAAGCCGGACATCCGCAACAGAAAGGCAACCGGCGTGGACCAGCCTATGCCTACAACATCAAGTCGCTGCGCGACCGCGAGATGTTGATTGCCGCCCAGGCAGAGCAAAGCTACGAACGGTTCGTGTCACAATGGAAACCGCGGCGGCCAAAATCCGGGGCGCGGGCGCCTCAGCTCGGCAGGACAAAATAG
- a CDS encoding CoA transferase encodes MGILSHLRVIEIGSSAASSYCARLFADFGADVQKVEPPSGDPLRRSGPLTPGGQSAWFAFLNFNKSSIIIDSADPDAVARLAALIEECDILVDGRDVDRADCPSIDIAAIRERRSGLIYLEASWFGHDGPYAGFAATDSTVRALAGLIKLVGPIEGPPLHAPDFQTGILAGLWGFIAAASSTVAQMKGGAGRSWSLNIFESSIALTEYLMFEAFACGDVMHRIGVNRFWPGGPAGIYETKRGWLGVTTVTPTQWRAFCDMLGLPELRDDPALVLSEDRLLHMEQIERQFMPRLKERTAQEWFAEGLKRKIPIVPVPEISDLLVDPEKAARGAIVPVLFGEEKGLTAGSMQRLKLTPPRPGGKVPKPGEQQAFTNSRRHETGAPSASSGRIDSDRQPLRGVRVIDFTMGWAGPLCTRILADLGAEVIKIEAIQYPDWWRGLDRRPAFVAGQMYEKTVRFCIMNRNKLGITLDLTRPRGLAVAKRLAAGADILVDNYSVDVLPKLGLGYDVLRSVNPRLVVMSMSAFGADSAYRDCRAYGSTLEQGSGLPTVVGNPDGPPVMSHIAFGDAVGGLNGCAAVLVALIHARNTGDGQFIDLAQIECMMPFAAPWITVHSMGGMPPTRYGNRHPQFVPHGCFRCAGEDSWIMLAATDADMWQRLAVLIGRPNWATELFKSAEARRAIEDVIETAIAAWTLPRDADEAMSLLQAGKIAAGVVRLPIDLLKDRHLGSRAFLQQVERAFIGLHPQPSMPIRESLEPYAIRTGAPTLGQHNRAILSGLLGISDAEIAQLVTEGIIGSAILSEEKLEKTKGMSSD; translated from the coding sequence ATGGGAATATTGTCGCATCTACGGGTTATCGAGATTGGCAGCTCGGCAGCAAGTAGCTATTGCGCGCGGTTGTTTGCCGATTTCGGTGCCGATGTTCAGAAGGTCGAACCACCATCAGGCGATCCACTTCGCCGCAGCGGGCCACTGACGCCTGGTGGCCAAAGCGCGTGGTTCGCATTTCTGAATTTTAACAAGTCAAGCATCATCATAGATAGCGCGGACCCCGATGCGGTCGCAAGGCTGGCGGCGCTGATCGAGGAATGCGACATTCTGGTCGATGGCCGAGATGTTGATCGCGCGGATTGCCCTTCCATTGATATCGCCGCGATCCGGGAGCGGCGTTCCGGGTTGATCTACCTCGAAGCGAGCTGGTTCGGCCACGACGGGCCCTATGCAGGATTCGCCGCAACCGATTCGACCGTCCGCGCCCTCGCGGGGTTAATCAAGTTGGTCGGACCAATTGAGGGACCGCCGTTGCACGCACCGGATTTCCAGACAGGTATCCTTGCTGGATTGTGGGGCTTCATCGCCGCAGCGTCCTCGACTGTTGCGCAAATGAAGGGTGGAGCAGGACGGTCGTGGTCACTAAACATCTTCGAATCGAGCATCGCCCTGACCGAGTATCTCATGTTCGAGGCATTTGCGTGCGGCGACGTGATGCATCGGATTGGCGTTAACCGGTTCTGGCCGGGCGGTCCGGCCGGAATTTACGAAACCAAAAGAGGTTGGCTCGGAGTGACGACGGTCACGCCAACACAATGGCGCGCATTCTGCGATATGCTCGGCTTGCCCGAATTGCGTGATGATCCGGCTCTCGTCCTCTCCGAAGATCGTCTCCTACACATGGAACAGATTGAACGCCAGTTTATGCCGAGGCTGAAAGAGCGGACAGCGCAAGAGTGGTTTGCAGAGGGACTTAAACGGAAGATCCCGATCGTGCCGGTACCCGAAATATCCGATCTGCTCGTCGATCCCGAAAAAGCCGCGCGTGGCGCGATCGTGCCTGTCTTGTTTGGCGAGGAAAAGGGCTTGACCGCTGGCTCGATGCAGCGGCTGAAATTGACGCCGCCGCGTCCGGGTGGGAAGGTTCCGAAGCCTGGCGAGCAGCAGGCTTTCACGAACAGCCGAAGACACGAGACGGGCGCTCCGTCGGCGTCCTCCGGTCGCATCGATTCCGACCGGCAGCCGTTACGGGGGGTTCGCGTCATTGACTTCACGATGGGCTGGGCGGGTCCATTGTGTACGCGCATACTGGCTGATCTCGGCGCCGAAGTAATCAAGATCGAAGCCATCCAATATCCGGATTGGTGGCGCGGTCTTGACCGGCGTCCTGCTTTCGTCGCCGGCCAGATGTATGAGAAGACGGTGCGCTTCTGCATCATGAATCGGAACAAGCTCGGCATCACACTCGACCTGACGCGTCCAAGAGGTCTCGCTGTTGCCAAGCGGCTTGCGGCGGGAGCCGATATTTTAGTCGACAATTATTCGGTTGATGTGCTGCCAAAGCTCGGCCTTGGCTACGACGTGCTCAGATCGGTCAACCCTCGGCTGGTCGTGATGTCAATGTCAGCCTTTGGTGCGGACAGCGCCTATCGAGATTGCCGAGCCTACGGATCGACTCTCGAGCAGGGCTCCGGGTTGCCGACCGTGGTAGGCAATCCCGACGGGCCGCCCGTGATGAGCCACATCGCCTTTGGCGATGCTGTTGGCGGGTTGAACGGCTGCGCTGCAGTTTTGGTCGCGCTGATTCACGCCCGCAACACCGGCGACGGACAATTCATTGACCTAGCGCAGATCGAATGCATGATGCCGTTCGCGGCGCCATGGATCACCGTGCACTCGATGGGGGGTATGCCGCCGACAAGATACGGAAATCGCCATCCTCAGTTCGTGCCGCACGGCTGCTTCCGGTGTGCAGGTGAGGACAGCTGGATCATGCTAGCGGCGACCGACGCGGACATGTGGCAAAGGCTTGCGGTGCTTATTGGTAGGCCTAACTGGGCCACAGAACTGTTCAAATCTGCGGAAGCTCGCCGGGCGATTGAGGATGTAATTGAGACAGCTATTGCAGCCTGGACGCTCCCCCGCGATGCGGACGAGGCCATGTCGCTATTGCAAGCCGGAAAGATTGCTGCCGGCGTGGTCCGCTTGCCAATTGACCTGCTCAAAGATCGGCATCTCGGCTCGCGCGCATTTCTGCAACAAGTCGAACGCGCTTTCATCGGCTTGCATCCACAGCCCTCGATGCCGATTCGTGAAAGTCTAGAGCCCTACGCGATCCGCACAGGGGCGCCGACGCTTGGACAACATAACAGAGCGATCCTATCAGGTCTCCTCGGGATCTCCGACGCGGAGATCGCGCAGCTGGTAACAGAGGGCATTATCGGTAGCGCGATCCTCTCCGAAGAAAAGCTCGAGAAAACAAAAGGTATGTCGTCAGACTGA
- a CDS encoding MATE family efflux transporter: MVKIAETKSGSHSWHRVTGQAACHHLAIELGETAKLALPMVLTQVAQIAMMTIDLAFIGRIGVESVAAVALAGRVYLVSFTFGAGLLAPIAPLAAQAFVAHNLAMIRRSLRMGLWMALLLSLPIIAFALRGEQILLALGQEPNAARLAQQYLFGLAWGVAPALCFLAIRSFMGAVNRPEPVLWITLAAIPAKVLLVYLLINGKLGLPRLELFGVGLATTLVNCGTFLAGLWFATMCRTFRDYHVVAHLWRFDWPIMRQLIVIGTPISISALIGYGLFSAAALLAGQISTSALAAHQIALQVAAPLFMISFGISMAATVRVGHAVGRNDAPGIKRAGLVAMLLGVVVTAMVTLAVIAARFELVELFLGESGGDADATIGLSAKLLLVGASFFVTESARSAAAGGLHGLKDTRVPLLLAGIAYWPIGFSLSYVLSFQVGLGAIGIWIGLSIGTTVYAGFLVLRFQLLADRLALQSRDLSA, translated from the coding sequence ATGGTCAAGATAGCCGAAACAAAATCCGGATCGCATTCGTGGCACAGAGTGACGGGACAGGCAGCTTGCCATCACCTCGCTATCGAGCTCGGTGAAACCGCGAAACTCGCATTGCCGATGGTACTGACCCAGGTTGCGCAGATCGCGATGATGACCATCGATCTCGCCTTCATCGGACGGATCGGCGTCGAGTCGGTCGCCGCGGTAGCGTTGGCCGGCAGGGTGTATCTCGTTAGCTTCACCTTCGGCGCGGGCCTCCTGGCGCCGATCGCACCATTGGCGGCCCAGGCATTTGTGGCGCATAATCTAGCTATGATACGGCGCTCGCTGCGCATGGGGCTGTGGATGGCGCTGCTCCTATCGCTACCGATCATAGCGTTTGCGCTGCGCGGAGAGCAAATACTGCTCGCTCTTGGCCAAGAGCCGAATGCGGCGCGGCTTGCCCAGCAATATCTGTTCGGACTGGCCTGGGGCGTGGCGCCAGCCCTCTGTTTTCTGGCAATCCGAAGTTTCATGGGCGCGGTCAACCGGCCGGAGCCCGTCTTATGGATCACGCTCGCGGCCATCCCCGCCAAGGTCTTGCTCGTTTATCTGCTGATCAATGGGAAGCTCGGCCTGCCCCGGTTGGAGCTGTTCGGGGTGGGTCTTGCGACCACGCTGGTGAACTGTGGTACGTTCTTGGCCGGTTTGTGGTTCGCTACAATGTGCCGCACTTTTCGTGACTACCACGTGGTTGCACATCTGTGGCGATTCGATTGGCCCATAATGCGGCAGCTGATCGTGATCGGGACGCCTATTTCAATATCTGCCTTGATCGGGTATGGACTATTCTCCGCGGCAGCCCTCCTGGCGGGGCAGATCAGCACCAGCGCACTTGCCGCTCATCAGATCGCGCTTCAGGTCGCCGCGCCCTTGTTCATGATCTCGTTCGGCATCAGCATGGCGGCGACAGTGCGTGTTGGCCATGCGGTTGGCCGTAACGACGCTCCCGGTATTAAGCGGGCAGGTCTGGTGGCGATGCTGCTTGGTGTAGTGGTCACCGCGATGGTGACGCTTGCGGTGATCGCCGCGCGTTTTGAACTTGTCGAGTTGTTCCTGGGCGAATCGGGCGGCGATGCCGACGCGACGATCGGACTTTCTGCAAAGCTTCTTTTGGTCGGCGCAAGCTTTTTCGTCACTGAGAGCGCGCGGAGCGCTGCGGCTGGCGGCCTACACGGACTGAAGGACACGCGCGTGCCGCTTTTGCTCGCCGGCATCGCTTATTGGCCGATCGGCTTCTCGCTTAGCTACGTGCTTAGCTTCCAGGTAGGGCTTGGCGCCATTGGTATTTGGATTGGGTTGTCAATTGGGACGACCGTATATGCGGGCTTTCTTGTGCTGCGTTTCCAGCTGCTCGCGGACAGGCTTGCTCTTCAGAGCCGAGATTTGAGCGCGTAA
- a CDS encoding isochorismatase family cysteine hydrolase, translating into MKPTEVGEPSFARRIDPKRTAVLVVDLQNNEVSEKIQIKYPDYVDRIRRVVVPNVQRLLDAARSNGAEVIYTTIESLTLDGRDRSLLHKVAKLHVPKGSWGGKVLTEIAPEDDEIVLPKTGSGVFNTTILEYVLRNMGIEVVIVAGVLTDQCIDMALRDGSDRGFFMICSSDACTSHTEARHENALRGQYRSIRISTTADLVLELEGKATASTC; encoded by the coding sequence ATGAAGCCGACCGAAGTAGGGGAGCCTTCGTTTGCACGCCGCATTGACCCCAAAAGGACTGCCGTACTGGTCGTCGATCTTCAAAACAACGAAGTGTCTGAGAAAATCCAGATAAAGTACCCGGACTATGTGGATCGCATCAGGCGTGTTGTAGTGCCGAACGTACAGCGGCTGCTTGATGCCGCCCGTTCGAACGGTGCGGAGGTGATCTATACGACGATCGAAAGCTTAACTCTGGATGGGCGTGATCGTTCGCTGTTGCACAAGGTGGCGAAGCTACACGTACCCAAGGGCTCATGGGGCGGGAAGGTGCTGACCGAGATCGCTCCGGAGGACGACGAAATCGTTCTGCCCAAAACCGGATCGGGTGTGTTCAACACGACCATTCTCGAATATGTGCTTCGAAACATGGGGATCGAAGTTGTCATCGTCGCCGGCGTTCTCACAGATCAGTGCATCGATATGGCTCTGCGAGATGGGTCGGACCGTGGCTTCTTCATGATCTGCTCGAGTGACGCATGCACGTCCCATACGGAAGCTCGACACGAAAACGCGCTTCGCGGGCAGTATCGGTCCATACGAATCTCAACAACAGCAGATCTCGTCCTGGAATTAGAGGGCAAAGCGACTGCCTCCACTTGCTAG
- a CDS encoding CapA family protein, translating into MAKQSNENGRHPVHQGGGYDTVASIATNVADGFRMVAVGDLIVTRPLTKYQGSGFAAIVKILQDADVTFGNMETNIFDIRSFKGSPQAEYGGAYHVSLPELGPDLKAMGFNVVGRANNHALDWGVEGMRETSQALDQNGIAHAGAGESLAQAVAARFLETPRGRVALVSFASSFTPLSRAADPAGEAPGRAGISPLRLAKTTVVLPEMLESLRRIRNALPGFKPSSEDPNRVELSGVTYKTGDTASYSYEADPRDVANILRNVRQGKQFADFCIVTNHGHQPGNWSREPPDYEQSFAHRLIDAGADAYVGHGPHQLRGIEIYKGRSIFYSLGNFIIDDLRTPVGADMFAAYDKDPRVDTDAEVTVNEMARGYETDPGFSDPVFYESIVMVSRFEQKQLAELRLYPIELGRSRRLANRGVPRLAPAPQARAILERLLKLSKPFGTRIAIANDVGVIRLRPSSSL; encoded by the coding sequence ATGGCAAAACAGTCAAATGAAAACGGTCGTCATCCCGTCCACCAGGGTGGTGGCTACGATACGGTCGCTTCGATTGCAACGAACGTCGCGGACGGCTTCAGAATGGTAGCAGTTGGCGACCTCATCGTTACGCGGCCGCTGACAAAATATCAGGGTTCAGGCTTCGCCGCGATCGTCAAAATTCTTCAAGATGCTGATGTCACTTTCGGCAATATGGAAACGAATATCTTCGATATCCGATCGTTCAAGGGAAGTCCGCAAGCTGAGTACGGCGGCGCGTATCATGTGAGCCTGCCAGAGCTCGGGCCCGATTTGAAGGCGATGGGATTCAACGTGGTGGGTCGTGCCAACAATCATGCGCTCGACTGGGGCGTTGAAGGGATGCGCGAGACGAGCCAAGCGCTCGATCAGAACGGGATCGCGCATGCAGGTGCGGGGGAGAGTCTCGCACAAGCAGTCGCCGCTCGCTTTCTAGAGACGCCACGCGGACGCGTCGCGTTGGTATCGTTTGCGTCATCGTTCACGCCGCTATCTCGTGCCGCCGATCCCGCTGGCGAGGCACCAGGCAGGGCAGGAATAAGCCCACTTCGTTTGGCGAAAACGACCGTTGTTCTGCCGGAGATGCTCGAGAGCTTGAGGCGGATACGCAATGCGTTGCCTGGCTTCAAGCCTAGCAGTGAGGATCCAAACCGGGTCGAGCTCTCTGGAGTGACATACAAAACAGGCGACACCGCTAGCTACAGCTACGAGGCCGACCCGCGCGATGTCGCCAATATCCTACGAAACGTTCGTCAGGGTAAGCAATTCGCCGACTTCTGCATCGTCACGAACCACGGTCACCAGCCCGGGAATTGGAGCCGGGAGCCGCCTGATTACGAGCAATCGTTTGCGCATAGGCTAATTGACGCCGGAGCGGACGCTTATGTCGGGCATGGACCGCACCAGTTGCGAGGCATCGAGATCTACAAGGGCCGGTCGATCTTTTATAGCTTGGGGAATTTCATCATTGACGACCTCCGGACGCCCGTGGGGGCTGACATGTTTGCCGCTTACGATAAGGATCCACGAGTCGACACAGACGCCGAGGTGACAGTCAACGAGATGGCAAGAGGATACGAGACCGATCCAGGATTTTCAGACCCGGTCTTCTATGAGAGCATTGTCATGGTCAGCCGATTTGAGCAGAAGCAGCTTGCTGAATTGCGGCTCTATCCAATCGAGCTCGGTCGCTCCAGGAGGCTTGCCAACCGGGGAGTTCCGCGTCTTGCCCCCGCGCCGCAGGCAAGAGCCATTCTGGAGCGTCTACTGAAGCTCTCGAAGCCGTTTGGGACCCGGATCGCTATTGCGAACGACGTTGGAGTCATCAGGCTGCGACCGAGCTCGTCACTATGA